The following are encoded in a window of Balaenoptera ricei isolate mBalRic1 chromosome 1, mBalRic1.hap2, whole genome shotgun sequence genomic DNA:
- the SRSF10 gene encoding serine/arginine-rich splicing factor 10 isoform X1, which translates to MSRYLRPPNTSLFVRNVADDTRSEDLRREFGRYGPIVDVYVPLDFYTRRPRGFAYVQFEDVRDAEDALHNLDRKWICGRQIEIQFAQGDRKTPNQMKAKEGRNVYSSSRYDDYDRYRRSRSRSYERRRSRSRSFDYNYRRSYSPRNSRPTGRPRRSRSHSDNDRFKHRNRSFSRSKSNSRSRSKSQPKKEMKAKSRSRSASHTKTRGTSKTDSKTHYKSGSRYEKESRKKEPPRSKSQSRSQSRSRSKSRSRSWTSPKSSGH; encoded by the exons ATGTCCCGGTACCTGCGTCCCCCCAACACGTCTCTCTTCGTAAGGAACGTGGCGGACGATACCAG GTCTGAAGATTTACGACGCGAATTCGGTCGTTATGGTCCTATAGTTGATGTGTATGTTCCACTTGATTTCTACACTCGCCGTCCAAGAGGATTTGCATATGTTCAAT TTGAGGATGTTCGTGATGCAGAAGATGCTTTACATAATTTGGACAGAAAATGGATTTGTGGACGCCAAATTGAAATACAGTTTGCACAGGGGGATCGAAAGA CTCCAAATCAGATGAAAGCCAAGGAAGGGAGGAATGTGTATAGTTCTTCACGCTATGATGATTATGACAGATACAGACGTTCTAGAAGCCGAAGTTACGAAAGAAGGAGATCAAGAAGTCGTTCCTTTGATTACAACTATAGAAGATCTTATAGTCCTAGAAA CAGTAGACCGACTGGAAGACCACGGCGTAGCAGAAGCCATTCCGACAATGATAG ATTCAAACACCGAAATCGATCTTTTTCAAGATCTAAATCCAATTCAAGATCACGGTCCAAGTCCCAGcccaagaaagaaatgaaggctaAATCACGTTCTAGGTCTGCATCTCACACCAAAACTAGAGGCACCTCTAAAACAGATTCCAAAACACATTATAAGTCTGGCTCAAGATATGAAAAggaatcaaggaaaaaagaacCACCTAGATCCAAATCTCAGTCAAGATCACAGTCTAGGTCTAGGTCAAAATCTAGATCAAGGTCTTGGACTAGTCCTAAGTCCAGTGGCCACTGA
- the SRSF10 gene encoding serine/arginine-rich splicing factor 10 isoform X8, protein MSRYLRPPNTSLFVRNVADDTRSEDLRREFGRYGPIVDVYVPLDFYTRRPRGFAYVQFEDVRDAEDALHNLDRKWICGRQIEIQFAQGDRKTPNQMKAKEGRNVYSSSRYDDYDRYRRSRSRSYERRRSRSRSFDYNYRRSYSPRNSRPTGRPRRSRSHSDNDRFKHRNRSFSRSKSNSRSRSKSQPKKEMKAKSRSRPNCSWNTQYSSAYYTSRKI, encoded by the exons ATGTCCCGGTACCTGCGTCCCCCCAACACGTCTCTCTTCGTAAGGAACGTGGCGGACGATACCAG GTCTGAAGATTTACGACGCGAATTCGGTCGTTATGGTCCTATAGTTGATGTGTATGTTCCACTTGATTTCTACACTCGCCGTCCAAGAGGATTTGCATATGTTCAAT TTGAGGATGTTCGTGATGCAGAAGATGCTTTACATAATTTGGACAGAAAATGGATTTGTGGACGCCAAATTGAAATACAGTTTGCACAGGGGGATCGAAAGA CTCCAAATCAGATGAAAGCCAAGGAAGGGAGGAATGTGTATAGTTCTTCACGCTATGATGATTATGACAGATACAGACGTTCTAGAAGCCGAAGTTACGAAAGAAGGAGATCAAGAAGTCGTTCCTTTGATTACAACTATAGAAGATCTTATAGTCCTAGAAA CAGTAGACCGACTGGAAGACCACGGCGTAGCAGAAGCCATTCCGACAATGATAG ATTCAAACACCGAAATCGATCTTTTTCAAGATCTAAATCCAATTCAAGATCACGGTCCAAGTCCCAGcccaagaaagaaatgaaggctaAATCACGTTCTAG
- the SRSF10 gene encoding serine/arginine-rich splicing factor 10 isoform X2 — MSRYLRPPNTSLFVRNVADDTRSEDLRREFGRYGPIVDVYVPLDFYTRRPRGFAYVQFEDVRDAEDALHNLDRKWICGRQIEIQFAQGDRKTPNQMKAKEGRNVYSSSRYDDYDRYRRSRSRSYERRRSRSRSFDYNYRRSYSPRNRPTGRPRRSRSHSDNDRFKHRNRSFSRSKSNSRSRSKSQPKKEMKAKSRSRSASHTKTRGTSKTDSKTHYKSGSRYEKESRKKEPPRSKSQSRSQSRSRSKSRSRSWTSPKSSGH, encoded by the exons ATGTCCCGGTACCTGCGTCCCCCCAACACGTCTCTCTTCGTAAGGAACGTGGCGGACGATACCAG GTCTGAAGATTTACGACGCGAATTCGGTCGTTATGGTCCTATAGTTGATGTGTATGTTCCACTTGATTTCTACACTCGCCGTCCAAGAGGATTTGCATATGTTCAAT TTGAGGATGTTCGTGATGCAGAAGATGCTTTACATAATTTGGACAGAAAATGGATTTGTGGACGCCAAATTGAAATACAGTTTGCACAGGGGGATCGAAAGA CTCCAAATCAGATGAAAGCCAAGGAAGGGAGGAATGTGTATAGTTCTTCACGCTATGATGATTATGACAGATACAGACGTTCTAGAAGCCGAAGTTACGAAAGAAGGAGATCAAGAAGTCGTTCCTTTGATTACAACTATAGAAGATCTTATAGTCCTAGAAA TAGACCGACTGGAAGACCACGGCGTAGCAGAAGCCATTCCGACAATGATAG ATTCAAACACCGAAATCGATCTTTTTCAAGATCTAAATCCAATTCAAGATCACGGTCCAAGTCCCAGcccaagaaagaaatgaaggctaAATCACGTTCTAGGTCTGCATCTCACACCAAAACTAGAGGCACCTCTAAAACAGATTCCAAAACACATTATAAGTCTGGCTCAAGATATGAAAAggaatcaaggaaaaaagaacCACCTAGATCCAAATCTCAGTCAAGATCACAGTCTAGGTCTAGGTCAAAATCTAGATCAAGGTCTTGGACTAGTCCTAAGTCCAGTGGCCACTGA
- the SRSF10 gene encoding serine/arginine-rich splicing factor 10 isoform X6, producing MKAKEGRNVYSSSRYDDYDRYRRSRSRSYERRRSRSRSFDYNYRRSYSPRNSRPTGRPRRSRSHSDNDRFKHRNRSFSRSKSNSRSRSKSQPKKEMKAKSRSRSASHTKTRGTSKTDSKTHYKSGSRYEKESRKKEPPRSKSQSRSQSRSRSKSRSRSWTSPKSSGH from the exons ATGAAAGCCAAGGAAGGGAGGAATGTGTATAGTTCTTCACGCTATGATGATTATGACAGATACAGACGTTCTAGAAGCCGAAGTTACGAAAGAAGGAGATCAAGAAGTCGTTCCTTTGATTACAACTATAGAAGATCTTATAGTCCTAGAAA CAGTAGACCGACTGGAAGACCACGGCGTAGCAGAAGCCATTCCGACAATGATAG ATTCAAACACCGAAATCGATCTTTTTCAAGATCTAAATCCAATTCAAGATCACGGTCCAAGTCCCAGcccaagaaagaaatgaaggctaAATCACGTTCTAGGTCTGCATCTCACACCAAAACTAGAGGCACCTCTAAAACAGATTCCAAAACACATTATAAGTCTGGCTCAAGATATGAAAAggaatcaaggaaaaaagaacCACCTAGATCCAAATCTCAGTCAAGATCACAGTCTAGGTCTAGGTCAAAATCTAGATCAAGGTCTTGGACTAGTCCTAAGTCCAGTGGCCACTGA
- the SRSF10 gene encoding serine/arginine-rich splicing factor 10 isoform X3 — protein sequence MMAKIKGVIPDDVRDAEDALHNLDRKWICGRQIEIQFAQGDRKTPNQMKAKEGRNVYSSSRYDDYDRYRRSRSRSYERRRSRSRSFDYNYRRSYSPRNSRPTGRPRRSRSHSDNDRFKHRNRSFSRSKSNSRSRSKSQPKKEMKAKSRSRSASHTKTRGTSKTDSKTHYKSGSRYEKESRKKEPPRSKSQSRSQSRSRSKSRSRSWTSPKSSGH from the exons ATGATGGCCAAGATTAAAGGAGTCATACCTGAT GATGTTCGTGATGCAGAAGATGCTTTACATAATTTGGACAGAAAATGGATTTGTGGACGCCAAATTGAAATACAGTTTGCACAGGGGGATCGAAAGA CTCCAAATCAGATGAAAGCCAAGGAAGGGAGGAATGTGTATAGTTCTTCACGCTATGATGATTATGACAGATACAGACGTTCTAGAAGCCGAAGTTACGAAAGAAGGAGATCAAGAAGTCGTTCCTTTGATTACAACTATAGAAGATCTTATAGTCCTAGAAA CAGTAGACCGACTGGAAGACCACGGCGTAGCAGAAGCCATTCCGACAATGATAG ATTCAAACACCGAAATCGATCTTTTTCAAGATCTAAATCCAATTCAAGATCACGGTCCAAGTCCCAGcccaagaaagaaatgaaggctaAATCACGTTCTAGGTCTGCATCTCACACCAAAACTAGAGGCACCTCTAAAACAGATTCCAAAACACATTATAAGTCTGGCTCAAGATATGAAAAggaatcaaggaaaaaagaacCACCTAGATCCAAATCTCAGTCAAGATCACAGTCTAGGTCTAGGTCAAAATCTAGATCAAGGTCTTGGACTAGTCCTAAGTCCAGTGGCCACTGA